In Asticcacaulis sp. SL142, the sequence AGGCGGCCTCAAGCACATCTTCGGCCCGACCCAGCTTATTGTGGGCGGCCAGCAGACGACCGGCCATGATGGCGGCGGGGGCGAACTGCGGCTGGAGCTTGGCGGCGCGCACGGCGTAATCAAGCGCCTGCTCGCGGGTGGCGGTATCTGCCGCCGTTTCCATGCGGGCAGCCGACGCGGCCATCAGTGAGGCCCGCGCCCGTTCGGCATATATCGGTGAGATCAGCTTGCGGCCCAAAGCGCCTTCGATCAGGTCAAGCGCTTCGGCCCACTCCCCGGCGGTCAGGCGGGCTTCAAACAGGGTGCGAAACGCCCACATGGCCGGTTTGGTCTGGCTGTAGGCCTCTTCGGCCAGACGAATGGCTTCAAGGCGGTCGCCCTGCTTTTGCGCCAGAGTCATCAGCCCTTTGAGGCCCGCCAGTTTCAGTTCCGGCACGCTCAGCATGGCCGAATAGGCGGCCTTGGTGGCGACATCGTCCTGAGCGGTTTCGGCGGCCAGCGCCCCTAAGACCCGCACCAGAGGCACATTGTCGCTGAGATCAATAGCCTTGACGGCATGACGGCGGGCTTCGGCCCCGTCACCGGCGGCAATAGCGACAAAGCCCTTGCTTAAAGTATCATCAGCCTGACGGCGGCGGGCTTCAGCTTTTGCGCGGGCCTGACGCTGCGGGGAACGCGACAGCCACAGGGCCAGATTCCAGAAGCAGACGGCGGTCAGGGCCAGAAAACCGATCAGGATAATGGCGGCGGTCGCCGACGTATCAACGCGGTAACCCATCCAGATCAGGCTGGCCGTGCCTGCTTCGCCGGCCGCCCCAATCCCCAAGGTGACCAGAACCGTAATGGCCAGAAGAATGAGAAAGGTTCTGATCACAGGGTGCCTCCGGGGATTGCGGCTGCTGAGGTTTGCGGCGCGGTCGCGGACAATTGCTTAAGGGCGGTCTCACTGATCCGGCGGGTGGTCGCATCAATCAACAGGCGGGCGCGGGCCTGATCCAGCCACGGCGACAGGGCGTGCTGGGCCGGGGTGGGCAGGGCGTCGATATGGGTCATGGCACCGCTCAGATCCCCCTGATTGAGCCGCAGTTCGGCGCGGCGCAAGGTGGCATCGACATCACTGCCTTCGACGCGGTTAAGGGGACGGATGGAGATCACAGAGCCAATAGCATCCAGCACGCCGCTCCAGATGGTGTTGCGGTCTTCGGGGGCCTTGACCGTGGCGTGGGCCTTGGCGGCATAGGCCGGGAATTCGATGGCCAGCGCCGCTTCGGACATGACACCCTTGTCGGCATGGGGGCGTAAGGCGGCCAGTGGTGACGGGTCGGTCAGGGTCCGCTCCGCCGCCGTCAATTGGGCGGAAAACGGCTGGGCGCTGCGGGCGGCTAGTTGCAGGGCGGTGGCAGCCTCAACGGCGGCGGCGGCAGAGGTCACTTCACGCTGGCGGGCTTCGAGTTCATCAATGCGCTGCGACAGGCGCGCCAAAGCTGAGGGGTCGCTGTAGACCGGGGCGGCAGGGGCATCGAGGGGCGCTGGAGTGGTTTGGGTAGTCGTGGGGTTGACCGCAGGCGTGGGGGCCTTAAGTGCCTGAACCTGGGCGCGCAATTCGGCGATCGCTGCCTGAGTTTGAACATCGGTCGCGGGGGCGGATTTGCCCCCCACATCCTTGAATATGCCCAGCCCCATGAACACAAAGGCCGCGACAATGAACAGCAGCGGTATGGCGATGGCGATCATCAGTGGCGTGCGCGCCCATTTTTCTTTCAGGACGGCGCGGCTGTTCTGATTGGCCGCATCAGGCCCCGTGGGCAACATAGCATCAACTGGCGGAGTATCTGGGTCAGTCATCAAGGCTTCGCGTATCTTTAAAGGGTTAGAGCGTTTTCCCAATAAGTGTCTTCACTTATTGGATAAGAAAGAGCGACCAAACAAATATTTAGAGCATATTTCGGATCAATTTGATCGAAATATGCTCTAACGCGGGATATCGCTCAGGAGCATAAGCATAGAGGCTTCGTCTGGGAACTGCGAAATCAGTAGTTTAGGCGAATTTTCAGACACATTTTCGCGTTCAATGGCACTGTGGCTATCCGAGGGAGGGTTTAGGCCAGTTTTAAGTACCTCAGCGCAGGCTTTGGAAATGGCTATAAACGTCAGGCGTTTTGCGGTGTCAGGGCCTGTTTTTGTGCGCAGCATTTCACCGATGAACCGTGCCGCTTTTGCGGAATGCAGCAGGATAATATCTATGTCGTCTATGGCGTTCAGAGCTGCATGGGGCGTGATCGTGATGGTG encodes:
- a CDS encoding heme biosynthesis protein HemY, with amino-acid sequence MIRTFLILLAITVLVTLGIGAAGEAGTASLIWMGYRVDTSATAAIILIGFLALTAVCFWNLALWLSRSPQRQARAKAEARRRQADDTLSKGFVAIAAGDGAEARRHAVKAIDLSDNVPLVRVLGALAAETAQDDVATKAAYSAMLSVPELKLAGLKGLMTLAQKQGDRLEAIRLAEEAYSQTKPAMWAFRTLFEARLTAGEWAEALDLIEGALGRKLISPIYAERARASLMAASAARMETAADTATREQALDYAVRAAKLQPQFAPAAIMAGRLLAAHNKLGRAEDVLEAAYAAQPHPAIWLAYRDLVNDETPRDRARRLQGLVDRNPAHRESRLLNLERALMTHTKADIRTAMAALEPDLAEEVVTRRVCGLMAKACLGLQDMDGARNWVAKASLVKAEPDWSDLDPEGKAFAYSPADWAQLVLSYAEKGTLVHPRFERDERTLSELPDLVSRYMPSMPFVKAAQKAATFVPLPDDPGIYDDALRGDDAEAPPVPAPKPRAKRAPAKTK
- a CDS encoding COG4223 family protein, which translates into the protein MTDPDTPPVDAMLPTGPDAANQNSRAVLKEKWARTPLMIAIAIPLLFIVAAFVFMGLGIFKDVGGKSAPATDVQTQAAIAELRAQVQALKAPTPAVNPTTTQTTPAPLDAPAAPVYSDPSALARLSQRIDELEARQREVTSAAAAVEAATALQLAARSAQPFSAQLTAAERTLTDPSPLAALRPHADKGVMSEAALAIEFPAYAAKAHATVKAPEDRNTIWSGVLDAIGSVISIRPLNRVEGSDVDATLRRAELRLNQGDLSGAMTHIDALPTPAQHALSPWLDQARARLLIDATTRRISETALKQLSATAPQTSAAAIPGGTL